In Amyelois transitella isolate CPQ chromosome 26, ilAmyTran1.1, whole genome shotgun sequence, the following proteins share a genomic window:
- the LOC106138489 gene encoding uncharacterized protein LOC106138489 has protein sequence MDIETSIKQDMKSLGCDSDVKISLAYQLYIHLVDEKLMYDTEYCYNKDVDTLYVVARPRKNEKLNIYVPIRTYDDISVEFINKMQENLCTVESGHSINLAFIEGDSTIVIYSFTKGLVERPSSQKVTEYRKKEERRSYINSELMRHRSEILNDALNGGMVDDDDCQVLD, from the coding sequence ATGGATATAGAAACTAGCATCAAACAAGACATGAAATCACTTGGGTGCGATTCTGATGTGAAGATTTCCCTTGCTTACcaactttacatacatttggttGACGAGAAACTCATGTACGACACCGAATATTGTTATAACAAAGATGTGGACACATTGTACGTCGTCGCGAGGCCTAGAAAGAACGAGAAACTGAACATTTACGTGCCCATACGTACCTACGACGATATAAGTGTcgaatttattaacaaaatgcaGGAAAATTTATGTACAGTGGAGTCAGGACATTCTATTAACTTGGCTTTCATCGAAGGTGATTCTACCatagttatttattctttCACAAAAGGACTCGTGGAGCGGCCATCGTCACAGAAAGTTACTgagtatagaaaaaaagaagaaaggaGGAGTTACATAAACAGTGAATTGATGAGGCATCGGAGTGAAATTCTAAATGATGCATTAAATGGAGGCATGGTTGATGACGATGATTGTCAAGTTCTGGATTGA
- the LOC132903420 gene encoding uncharacterized protein LOC132903420 produces the protein MGKRKHKDCHSRKRREKRRRYSDSSTSSTEDERGQNHHNSYHYENPPRYYSEREPPRSPDIDYEYPNVDDSDASSGVAHEPVVDTVPTTGNELSMHVSGEPQPGPSSTLVSTTPSGNTDTGPLPTEILEALGDPKSKEEVFGPKIPKDISIRWGRILVDGLTKDQKQSILEKSLIPDNFRLAKAPILNPELTPVLNEQARNRDKALEKSQKQLGVGISRLTNLASSIIEGNSDKIELLRQVSEASQIFLDLHYEDTKRRRKLVASSLDKKFLNMITDVKRDTFLFGTNLGEKIKASKTAERSGLQIKRNDAPTTSYKRYNNQGNARGPPRSMIQRAYRQGGQKNRYQTSNRRALPPARDRQPRAPAKPTDKNSKAQ, from the exons ATGGGAAAGAGAAAACACAAGGATTGCCACTCAAGGAAAAGGCGAGAGAAGCGTCGACGGTATTCGGATTCGTCGACATCGTCAACCGAAG ATGAGCGTGGTCAAAACCATCATAATTCATATCACTACGAAAACCCGCCACGATACTATTCTGAACGGGAACCACCACGGTCCCCTGATATAGATTATGAGTACCCTAATGTAGACGACTCCGACGCTTCATCTGGGGTAGCTCATGAGCCCGTCGTGGACACTGTGCCCACAACCGGCAACGAGCTGTCAATGCACGTCTCTGGAGAGCCTCAACCAGGCCCCAGTTCTACCTTGGTCAGTACAACTCCTAGCGGAAATACAGACACTGGTCCGCTACCAACGGAAATTTTAGAAGCGCTCGGAGATCCCAAAAGCAAAGAGGAAGTATTTGGACCAAAAATCCCAAAAGATATTTCTATACGTTGGGGACGGATCTTGGTAGACGGCCTCACCAAAGACCAAAAACAAAGTATCCTAGAGAAGTCGTTAATACCTGATAACTTTCGATTAGCAAAGGCACCGATATTAAATCCGGAACTAACTCCCGTGCTAAATGAACAAGCTCGCAATCGGGACAAAGCCTTAGAAAAATCGCAAAAACAACTAGGTGTCGGTATATCTCGTCTAACAAACCTCGCATCCAGTATCATCGAAGGAAATAGtgataaaatagaattattacGACAAGTTTCGGAAGcaagtcaaatatttttagactTGCACTACGAAGATACTAAGAGAAGAAGAAAATTAGTGGCGTCGTCGCTCGACAAAAAATTTCTTAACATGATTACTGACGTTAAAAGGGACACGTTTCTGTTCGGAACCAACTTgggtgaaaaaataaaagcttcaAAAACAGCGGAAAGATCTGGGCTGCAAATCAAGCGCAATGATGCTCCCACAACATCCTATAAGAGGTACAATAACCAGGGAAATGCGAGGGGCCCACCCCGCTCGATGATTCAACGCGCATACAGGCAGGGTGGGCAGAAGAACCGTTACCAGACATCGAACCGGCGAGCCCTGCCGCCAGCCCGCGATCGGCAACCGCGAGCTCCGGCCAAACCAACCGACAAGAACTCCAAGGCTCAGTAG